ttcaacgctggtcaggaagctatgccactatggtataagaggatctgcactcgatcttctgatctcatatttaaataataggattcagagggtcgaggtgaatggcaggagatctcctgggactcctctcggtatgggggtaccacaagggtctattcttggacccttcctcttcctaatttatataaatgatctacctaaccttgtcgAAAAAAACACAAgctggtattgtttgcggatgacacttcacttatattcaaagtgaaacgaagccaagttttacatgacgaagtaaacaatgctctatctgacatcgtgtactggtttagcgccaataacttattgttaaataatcataaaaccaaatatattaaattcaccgcgccaaatgtcaaaaatgtagatgcgaatattttattaaatggagaggtggtaaaaccagtggaatctgctatatttcttggcattactcttgattccaaattgcagtggggcccccatattgaaggattggcgaataggcttagttctgcagcatatgcggttaagaaaatcagacggttaactgacatagatacggcgagattagtatactttaattattttcatagtattatgtcctatggtatattgttatggggcagtgcggccgatattaatactatctttgtgctgcagaagagggctattcgcgcgatttataacctaggtcctaaagaatcattaagagaaaaatttaaagaaataaacattttgactgttgcttctcaatacatttttgatgatgttttgtatgttcataagcacattgaggaattttctagaaactgtgacattcataatgttcacacgaggaacaaacataaacttgttatgcctactactcggttgggtcgagttagtaagtcttttgttgggcgatgtatatacaatatgatcccagaaaatgtacaaaacaaatgtgttacgaaatttaaaagaattgttaaaaaacgtttgtgtgggaaaggttattatagcataaacgattttcttaatgacaccacggactgggattaaagcgaacaccctcaggctctttaattattaatgtttattgtacgatattacattgtaatccatattttatttaaaaaaaaaaagagcccgctgagtttcttgcgcctattcttctcaggtctgaggcagtctcttttgaatgggtggtagattttgacgttcaataagtgattataaaacctattttgaataaaaatatttgaatttgaatttgaatttataggaCATCTtcattcgaaccggggtcttctgctttccggatcacccaatatcCCATCTGCGCTAtgatagtcttgtatatagtggcgaaatttacctttgtaggtattctaatgttattgtagcagtttctcattaaaacacggatataatttcatttttactaTTATTCATAGTCATTACTATCAATTTATAGCCAAGCATGTTAATCTGCAATATATCGTATAATCCAGTAAGTCTTACATCGAAAATAGTATTTCGTTTATGGTTGGTTTTTTGGGTGgtatgcctgaaataaaggccggcaacgctcttgtgattcctctggtgttgcaagagaatgtgggcggcggtgatcacttaacaacaggtgacccgtacgctcgtttgtcctcctattccataaaaaaaaagattttattattattatttattatttgttttaattttgtaaagtaATTCGCTACATATGAATATATATgatccgctcaggattcttgaaaaaccccaaaattctgagcagcactacaattgcgctcgtcaccttgagacataaaatgttaagtcacatttgcccagtaatttcactagctacggcggccttcagaccgacacacagtaatgtttactcattactgcttcacagcagaaataagcgccgttgtggtatccataatctagccggcttcctgtgcaaaggagcctcccactggtaaatcgtTTATTTTCAGTTTTGCAGTGGGCGGAGATGGCTCAGTATACGAAGGTCGTGGTTGGGAGGTGGTCGGTGCCCATTCTCTTCACTTTAACAACTATAGTATAGGAATATGCCTCATCGGTGACTGGACAGGTGAGCATATTCTTATATTGTCGAAATGTGCACACAgtagtaataaaaatgtatccGAGTTAGTTATTGAAATGCACTAATTTAAGACTGTTGTTATTATCTTGTTTTGGTAAGTTTACAAAACGCATGATTAATTATTGATATTGATGGTGAAAATTGACCAGTCACTCATATTTAAAGGATGGAAAACAATATTCACATGGGTATGTATTCCCTCGCCAAACTTCTAGTTCGCTCCAATCTAGCTGCGAATATTGttagtttcatcatcatcatcaccagccgtaagacgtccactgctggacaaaggcctcccccatagatttccatgacgatcggtcctacgctaccctcatccaacgtattccggcggtcttgaccagatcgtcggtacatcttgtggggacctaccaacactgcgtcttccccTTACGTGGTCTCCATTCGCGGACTTTACTGCagcaacggccatctgtccttcgaattatatgccctgcccactgccacttcagtttcgcaatcatttggactacgTTCGTTCTCCTTCGTATCTCctgatttctgattcgatctcgaagggaaactccgagcatagccattgccctctgagcgactatgAACTTTTTCATCAGGCCCATACTTtgtgaccacgtctgcgtaccgtaagtcatagTTAGTTAGCAGTAATAAAATACAGGGTCTTGATGTGCCGAATGCAGATTGTATTAGTGTATGAGTGGTAAAATGACTGAATACTGCTACGTATCGgcacttaaaaattataattaggcagttaaaaatttatttctgaGCAGTTCAACAAACAAAGTTAACctcttttttataattgtaGATGTAAAGATAGGTATGTACAGATGTTTTGTGATAAGAACATACGAGTTATAGACGTCCACACGATGgcaagtgatacgccctgcctccTGCCACACAGTGCCACTCGACCACAATGGCGCTCTTCATTTTGGAATAAAGCGCAGTCATTTTACCAACCACAGCGCATTTCACACTGAAACTCGAAATAATAATGCTAACATACaacttgtattttctttgattaacgcgagtgttataccaataaataaaacacttgttAAAGGATTAAGACCCGTGTAATTTTAACAgtgttattatattacattttcatgcatttttttagtcaacctgacgtttcaagacctttctagATGTCGGTTTCTAGGGgacttattacttattatatatttacgcTACAACTACACGCGTTTTCATGAAGatctttaatataaaacaataaaggggGAAATCAAACAATACTCTTCAAATTACCAAGAACGCCTAGCAATTTATTCAAACCCATTGGCAGTGGAGTTACTTCACTATAAACCATCGAAAAAGAGTCAAGCGAAATAGCATTGTCGAATAGGACTTGAAGTAAAGGGCAGAAAAGTCGGTGACCACTTTTCCCACAAAATTTTAGATATCTGAATCTGCTCATAGGTTGGGGACTGATTGCAGATATAAAAAAGGAAGAAAAACTAcccgcgttttaatcctttaaaaggtgttttgtttaaatacatACGACTAATTCTAACTACTAAGATAAATTTCACAGTCTTCAACTTTCGACTTCAACCTCCACAATgtttaatatacattttgacTGCCCTAACAAAAACTAATTTATATATGCAGCTAAATGTTTCCCAGATACATTACCGCCGGCAAAACAGCTACAATCTGCTAAATCTTTGATATCTGCCGGAGTTGACAAAGGCTACATAAATGTGGATTACAAGCTCGTTGGTCATCGACAAGTGAGAGAAACCGAATGTCCTGGTGATGCGCTGTTCAGAGAGATCCAGAAATGGAAATATTTCAGTAATTTTCCTGCGTCTAAATCGGATTTAATTCATGTCAAAGAGATACCAAAACATATAAGAGAGCAATGGAAGAAGAAAGGACTTTAGCGTAGAAttgtatagttataaatatgatattatagaCCTGGAAACCGAGGAAATGTTACTTTTTTAAAGTGTGATCTGATACAGTGCCTATTCCACTCTCATTTTGCGGAGATTACAGTACGTTGTCGCCTATGTTCATAGTTCACTAAACGAATCGAACGAATTTGCTTGAGTTTTCGATATCCGAATTGACTACATGCTCCTACTGAAAGAGGGATAATACATAACCACTTCATTGGCGTCTCGGTCGTATATTAAGGATGTTTCCGGGTTCTGCCGGCGAAGACCATGTAGCAGACATTGCAATAGGTATTGTTCGAAGCGTTTTAAATAGAATATGTGTCTTGCCAGATACTCAAGCAAGGGATTCTGGAAATCAGTTCTTCGGTTCTCGAAGACTCAAGCACATTCATTCTGTATCAACCCACCACGCGGGGTATATGTTTCATGCATTAA
The genomic region above belongs to Leptidea sinapis chromosome 31, ilLepSina1.1, whole genome shotgun sequence and contains:
- the LOC126974222 gene encoding peptidoglycan-recognition protein LB-like; the protein is MARLLLFMVSVLFLWQQINVMSSPAPIDSENEVSTYDFEFVPRSGWNADTPKQYLSLSTPVPFVVIHHSYSPPACFTRSQCEQAMTEMLRFHVDTRGWWDIGYNFAVGGDGSVYEGRGWEVVGAHSLHFNNYSIGICLIGDWTDTLPPAKQLQSAKSLISAGVDKGYINVDYKLVGHRQVRETECPGDALFREIQKWKYFSNFPASKSDLIHVKEIPKHIREQWKKKGL